Proteins encoded within one genomic window of Persephonella hydrogeniphila:
- a CDS encoding Lrp/AsnC ligand binding domain-containing protein, translating to MEEQLNESPIPFSELLKEIDIKDKSTAYVLIEANPQDIPYIMEELAKIENVRSADVVTGIYDIIVFLEGEDQNEIGKVVIRDINGIRGVKKATTCMVVKI from the coding sequence ATGGAAGAACAACTTAATGAATCTCCTATCCCCTTTTCTGAACTTCTTAAAGAAATAGATATAAAGGACAAATCAACCGCTTATGTACTGATTGAGGCAAATCCTCAGGATATACCGTATATAATGGAAGAACTTGCAAAAATAGAGAATGTGAGGTCTGCAGATGTTGTTACAGGAATATACGATATTATTGTTTTCTTAGAAGGGGAAGACCAGAACGAGATAGGAAAAGTAGTTATAAGAGATATTAACGGTATAAGAGGAGTAAAAAAAGCAACAACATGTATGGTTGTAAAGATATAA
- a CDS encoding ATP-dependent protease, with amino-acid sequence MAEKKEKTKKEEEVNIEVIKQDLERLKQDIERLKLKAMPKSPTEMMKKDTVVKILDETEEIIKKTFSVLEGAIIGAIEGAKKNLK; translated from the coding sequence ATGGCTGAAAAAAAAGAAAAAACAAAGAAAGAAGAAGAGGTAAATATTGAGGTTATAAAGCAGGATCTTGAAAGATTGAAGCAGGATATCGAGAGACTAAAACTGAAAGCAATGCCTAAGTCTCCTACAGAGATGATGAAAAAGGATACAGTGGTTAAAATACTCGATGAAACAGAGGAAATCATTAAGAAAACATTCTCTGTTCTTGAAGGAGCTATAATCGGTGCCATAGAGGGAGCAAAGAAAAATCTCAAATAA
- the hslU gene encoding ATP-dependent protease ATPase subunit HslU produces MIKEELTPKQIVEELDKYIVGQKDAKKAVAIALRNRWRRQQLPEELRDEIIPKNILMIGPTGVGKTEIARRLANLVGAPFIKVEATKFTEVGYVGRDVESIIRELAEASFKMVKAEKMEEVQERAKALAEEKVLDYLIPRKVRRFGSLESYEEEESPAREKFRQMLKEGQLDDRVIEIDVEEKPVSVIGGVIAPGMEDIENQLRDLFSNLTPSKRKRRKVTVKEALKILQQQEAEKLIDMDEVASEAVYRAENFGIVFIDEIDKVAGKSSGSSPDVSREGVQRDLLPIVEGTTVSTKYGPIKTDHILFIAAGAFHLSKPSDLIPELQGRFPIRVELQPLTKEDFVKILTQPKNALIKQYKALMETEGVHLEFTDDAIETIAEIAEEVNEKTENIGARRLHTILERIMEDYSFEAPELKGQYIIIDEKLVRQKLEDVVQSEDLTRYIL; encoded by the coding sequence TTGATAAAGGAAGAGCTAACGCCAAAACAGATAGTAGAGGAACTTGATAAGTATATAGTTGGGCAAAAAGATGCAAAAAAGGCTGTTGCGATAGCTTTAAGGAACAGATGGAGAAGACAGCAGCTTCCTGAAGAACTTAGAGATGAGATAATACCGAAAAATATACTGATGATAGGACCGACAGGTGTAGGTAAAACAGAGATTGCAAGAAGACTTGCAAACCTTGTAGGAGCTCCATTTATAAAAGTAGAAGCTACAAAATTCACAGAAGTAGGATATGTTGGAAGAGATGTTGAATCTATTATAAGAGAGCTTGCAGAGGCTTCATTTAAGATGGTTAAAGCTGAGAAAATGGAAGAGGTTCAGGAGAGAGCAAAAGCCCTCGCTGAGGAAAAGGTACTGGACTATCTAATTCCAAGAAAAGTCAGGAGATTTGGAAGTTTGGAATCTTATGAAGAAGAGGAATCTCCTGCAAGGGAAAAATTCAGACAGATGCTCAAAGAAGGACAGCTTGATGATAGGGTGATAGAGATAGATGTTGAAGAAAAACCTGTATCAGTTATCGGTGGAGTTATAGCCCCTGGAATGGAAGATATTGAAAATCAGCTGAGAGATCTGTTTTCTAATCTTACCCCTTCTAAAAGAAAAAGGAGAAAAGTTACCGTTAAAGAAGCCTTAAAAATACTACAGCAACAGGAAGCTGAAAAGTTAATCGATATGGACGAAGTTGCTTCAGAGGCTGTTTACAGGGCAGAAAATTTTGGTATTGTTTTTATAGACGAGATAGATAAAGTTGCAGGAAAATCATCAGGCTCTTCTCCTGATGTCTCAAGGGAAGGTGTACAGAGAGATTTACTTCCTATAGTTGAAGGTACAACGGTATCTACAAAATACGGACCTATTAAAACAGATCATATACTTTTTATAGCTGCAGGAGCTTTCCATCTATCAAAACCGTCAGATCTAATACCTGAGCTTCAGGGAAGATTTCCTATAAGAGTAGAACTCCAGCCTTTAACAAAGGAAGATTTTGTAAAGATACTCACCCAACCCAAAAATGCATTGATAAAACAGTACAAGGCGCTTATGGAAACAGAAGGGGTTCATCTTGAGTTTACAGATGATGCTATTGAAACAATAGCAGAAATTGCAGAAGAGGTAAATGAAAAAACTGAAAACATTGGTGCCAGAAGGTTGCACACAATACTTGAAAGGATAATGGAAGATTACTCATTTGAAGCTCCTGAACTAAAAGGACAGTATATAATAATTGATGAAAAGCTTGTTAGACAGAAACTTGAAGATGTTGTTCAGAGTGAAGATCTAACAAGATATATCCTATAA
- a CDS encoding DUF6952 family protein: protein MNIKEIKELSVKFTKEQLELCILQTVQEGKNECEIDGEVMEVVNTLAKAQTVRELMEQGMSQMEAIRELARRIRQVQGAE from the coding sequence ATGAATATAAAAGAGATTAAAGAGTTATCTGTGAAATTTACAAAGGAACAGCTTGAGTTATGTATACTCCAGACTGTTCAGGAAGGAAAAAATGAGTGTGAGATAGACGGTGAAGTTATGGAAGTGGTTAATACACTTGCAAAAGCACAGACTGTGAGGGAACTGATGGAGCAGGGTATGAGCCAGATGGAGGCTATAAGAGAGCTTGCAAGGAGAATAAGACAGGTTCAGGGAGCAGAGTAA
- a CDS encoding DUF6952 family protein, whose translation MNIKEIKELAKKFTPEQIESCIDQTLKIGKPTLEGCEVSGDTMEILNTLAKAETVRELMEQGMTEIEAIRELARRIRRVQGVEK comes from the coding sequence GTGAATATAAAAGAGATTAAAGAGCTTGCAAAAAAGTTTACCCCTGAGCAGATAGAAAGCTGTATAGACCAGACACTGAAAATAGGTAAGCCTACTTTAGAAGGATGCGAGGTTTCTGGAGATACAATGGAAATCCTGAACACACTTGCAAAGGCTGAAACAGTAAGAGAACTGATGGAACAGGGTATGACAGAGATTGAAGCAATAAGAGAACTTGCAAGAAGAATAAGAAGAGTACAGGGGGTGGAAAAATGA
- a CDS encoding glycine zipper 2TM domain-containing protein, which yields MKKKIVALILGVAVLTGCTKQAYEGAVVGGAAGSAVGAILDEENPWRGAFIGGIVGAVVTGTIVEISSKAAEECVSYDRPVVYRCYRCRENIIIKAIPGRWVGKCRIVKLKYFKGRNLIKVKEKKVCVKKTPPFKRGWVPPGHRH from the coding sequence ATGAAGAAAAAAATTGTTGCTCTAATTCTTGGAGTTGCAGTACTGACAGGATGTACAAAACAGGCTTATGAAGGTGCTGTTGTTGGTGGAGCTGCCGGTTCAGCTGTAGGGGCTATTCTTGATGAGGAAAACCCATGGAGAGGTGCTTTTATAGGAGGTATAGTTGGAGCTGTTGTAACAGGAACAATTGTTGAGATATCTTCAAAGGCTGCAGAAGAATGTGTCAGCTACGACAGACCTGTTGTTTACAGGTGTTACAGATGCAGGGAAAATATAATAATAAAAGCTATCCCAGGAAGATGGGTGGGAAAATGCAGAATTGTAAAGCTGAAATACTTTAAAGGAAGAAATCTTATTAAAGTTAAAGAGAAAAAGGTATGTGTCAAAAAAACCCCACCTTTTAAAAGAGGATGGGTTCCCCCAGGTCATAGACACTGA
- the smpB gene encoding SsrA-binding protein SmpB produces the protein MGIKVIATNKNAYHNYSIIETYEAGIVLKGTEVKSIREGSVNLRDSFIRIDNGEAYIYNMYIAPYKPAGRLQHDPYRKRKLLLHKREILKLMGKVQEKGLTIIPLKLYLKNGKVKLEIALAKGKAKYEKREAIKERDIKRELSKKYKGRIKL, from the coding sequence ATGGGAATAAAAGTTATTGCTACAAACAAGAATGCGTATCATAACTACTCTATTATAGAGACATACGAGGCAGGTATTGTTCTCAAAGGAACAGAGGTAAAATCTATAAGAGAAGGAAGTGTCAATCTCAGGGATTCTTTCATAAGGATAGATAACGGTGAAGCTTACATATACAACATGTACATCGCCCCATATAAACCTGCAGGAAGATTACAACACGACCCTTACAGAAAAAGAAAACTGCTCCTTCACAAAAGGGAGATACTTAAACTGATGGGAAAAGTACAGGAGAAAGGTTTGACCATTATCCCGTTAAAACTATATTTAAAAAATGGAAAGGTAAAGCTTGAGATAGCCCTTGCAAAGGGTAAGGCAAAGTATGAAAAAAGGGAAGCTATAAAAGAAAGGGATATAAAAAGAGAGCTGTCCAAGAAATACAAAGGGAGAATAAAGCTGTGA
- a CDS encoding DEAD/DEAH box helicase, protein METLKYYKSRIAFARTLPEKPAKFGDFAFENEKISKFLEEKNIKLYSHQAEALSLIKDRKNIVLTTPTASGKSLVYILSVLEKIKENPYTKAVLIFPLKALARDQYGKVMDIIFETGIEASVDVYDGDTPREKRQEIKKSPPNFLITTPDMLNTGIIPYHTGWSLFFEDLDFVVLDEIHAYRGILGSHVSNIIRRLKRVVSFYRTKKPVFITNSATIHNPSEFASKLIGEKVHEISESGAPLPEREIQIFKGLKSLETAELVSNMVIEDVSTIVFVDSRKEAEILALRIKDILRKKGREDLVEKVSPYRSGYTPAERREIEFKLLTRNILAVISTSALEMGIDIGDLESCVLVGYPGTLAQLWQRFGRAGRRDKKAYNILIPKRNALDQYFVKNPEELFERKMEEPIINPKNRYILKKHIPVMAFELPIKINELSEEEKEVARELYREKKLRFSNNKLYASKQEPFSIRSAGDSYSIVETVSGRIVGDISEDILIYEAHPGAVYIHNGEKYIVEHVDTQEKTVFVIKSDVSYITEPLKESFIDIISVDSWRKKGKIEIFKGKVNVKTTVVGYSMRDLDREEKLKDFVFEPEGYLSREFETIAFWWTMPEEWEKEIIAFNTKYNVRLLNSFIQEKGRLYTGDYIYSDLIFEKLLSFRKNGDSDAFDFVLRATHSLYTKMNDKEKERYKEYLKRIREKKNAFLGALHGVEHALIGIYPLYAMNDRWDIGGLSTPFFPETGKPTIFIYDGYEGGVGYSDVGFNRLEEMIKSTYKTISKCGCISGCPSCIYSPKCGNSNDYLDKTASIILSNRIMKELGR, encoded by the coding sequence ATGGAAACTCTTAAGTATTACAAAAGTAGAATAGCATTTGCAAGAACACTGCCTGAAAAGCCGGCAAAGTTCGGTGATTTTGCTTTTGAAAATGAAAAAATATCAAAATTTTTAGAAGAAAAAAATATAAAACTGTACTCACATCAGGCAGAGGCGTTAAGTCTTATAAAAGATAGGAAAAACATTGTTCTGACAACACCAACAGCATCAGGAAAATCCCTTGTGTATATACTTTCTGTCCTTGAGAAAATAAAAGAAAATCCCTACACAAAAGCAGTTCTTATTTTTCCTCTGAAAGCCCTTGCAAGAGACCAGTACGGAAAAGTAATGGACATAATATTTGAGACAGGGATAGAAGCATCTGTAGATGTTTATGATGGAGATACACCGAGAGAAAAGAGACAGGAGATAAAAAAATCTCCCCCAAACTTCCTAATAACGACACCTGATATGCTAAATACGGGAATAATTCCTTACCACACAGGATGGTCTTTGTTTTTTGAAGATTTAGATTTTGTAGTTCTTGATGAGATTCATGCATACAGAGGAATTTTAGGTTCCCATGTATCAAATATAATAAGAAGACTAAAGAGGGTTGTGTCTTTTTACAGAACAAAGAAACCTGTCTTTATCACGAATTCTGCTACTATACATAACCCTTCAGAATTTGCATCAAAACTTATTGGCGAAAAGGTTCATGAGATATCAGAATCTGGAGCTCCTTTACCTGAAAGGGAGATACAGATATTTAAAGGTCTAAAAAGCTTGGAAACAGCAGAACTTGTCTCTAATATGGTTATCGAGGATGTGTCAACGATAGTTTTTGTTGATAGCAGAAAAGAAGCAGAAATACTGGCGTTAAGAATTAAAGATATCCTGAGAAAAAAAGGAAGGGAAGATCTTGTAGAAAAGGTAAGCCCGTACAGATCAGGTTATACTCCTGCTGAAAGAAGAGAGATAGAGTTCAAGCTTTTAACAAGAAATATACTTGCTGTTATATCAACAAGTGCCCTTGAGATGGGTATAGATATAGGAGATCTTGAAAGCTGTGTTCTTGTGGGATACCCAGGGACTCTTGCCCAGTTATGGCAGAGATTTGGGAGGGCAGGAAGAAGAGATAAAAAAGCTTACAATATCCTGATACCAAAAAGAAATGCCCTCGATCAGTACTTTGTGAAAAATCCTGAAGAACTATTTGAAAGAAAAATGGAAGAACCTATAATAAACCCGAAAAACAGATATATACTAAAAAAACATATACCTGTTATGGCTTTTGAACTTCCAATAAAGATAAACGAGCTTTCTGAAGAAGAAAAAGAGGTTGCAAGAGAACTGTACCGGGAAAAAAAACTGAGATTTTCAAATAACAAACTATATGCATCAAAGCAGGAACCTTTCAGTATAAGATCTGCTGGAGACAGCTACTCAATTGTAGAAACGGTTTCAGGGAGAATTGTAGGGGATATATCAGAAGATATTCTTATCTATGAAGCCCATCCGGGAGCTGTCTACATCCATAATGGTGAAAAGTATATAGTAGAGCATGTAGATACACAGGAAAAGACAGTTTTTGTTATCAAAAGCGATGTTTCTTATATAACGGAACCTTTAAAGGAATCTTTTATAGATATCATATCTGTAGACAGCTGGAGGAAAAAAGGGAAAATAGAGATATTCAAAGGAAAAGTTAATGTGAAAACAACTGTTGTTGGCTACTCGATGAGGGATCTTGATAGAGAAGAGAAATTAAAAGATTTTGTTTTTGAACCGGAGGGTTATCTATCAAGAGAGTTTGAGACTATCGCTTTCTGGTGGACTATGCCTGAAGAGTGGGAAAAAGAGATAATTGCTTTTAATACAAAGTATAATGTAAGGCTTCTAAATAGTTTTATACAGGAAAAAGGAAGGCTGTACACAGGTGATTATATATACTCTGACCTTATTTTTGAAAAACTTCTCAGTTTCAGAAAAAATGGAGATAGCGATGCTTTTGATTTTGTTTTAAGGGCAACACACTCCCTTTACACAAAAATGAATGATAAAGAAAAGGAGAGATACAAGGAGTATCTGAAAAGGATTAGAGAGAAAAAAAACGCATTTTTAGGGGCACTCCACGGAGTTGAACATGCACTTATAGGGATATATCCCCTTTATGCGATGAATGACAGGTGGGATATAGGAGGACTTTCAACACCTTTCTTTCCAGAGACAGGAAAGCCTACAATTTTTATATACGATGGTTACGAAGGTGGTGTAGGTTATTCTGATGTAGGTTTTAATAGACTTGAAGAGATGATAAAAAGCACATATAAGACTATATCAAAATGTG
- a CDS encoding ChaN family lipoprotein has protein sequence MKKITLFLMVFFVFINISYSEIKYKLDVSIDAQKGSLKAAATIKSDKPEKIKLYTEGLDVIAVLYGKEKLPVDRGVYQFDLQPEKELTVIYSLKLQDYNSEDIITDEAISLLGNWYPFLDKPAVYRLRAEVPDGFIMVSEAEDWKVEKREEKSVYSFDFPYPLEHVHLIGTKSWIVKEKLYNGIKIQTYFFERDKDLADRYIDTTIRYIKDYENRIGRFPYKRFAVVENFFPTGYSMPTFTLIGERIIRFPFVLKSSLPHEILHQWFGCSVYVDYNTGNWAEGLTTYLSDYYYSEDKKMYRKNTVLKYIAYGKNDYPLEDFRSKTDKKSEAIGYGKTMMVFYMLEEIIGKEEFDKFLSLLYRDFKFRKASWEDIRTVVNHITGKDHTWFFEQWIKRKGIPRLKVSVKDHSLKEDGFHIKIEIQQEKPYRLKIPVFVETYLGEEKKTFWISKKKNEIEIVVDNEPLSVYIDRDYQVFRDLEWEEINPVIYFTLAGKNAVVYSQDKMVYVPVSGYYKEGVLKNPDQFSYSDIYDKNVVILGADNPVVERIFGKKLPSGYAYVEVFKNPFGDRNVITVFNLKSVMQAKMVIGRIKHYGKYSKLRFDGFRITQKITKNYQNGMHLHVRQKAEIVSEDGIKSFDNVVQDALKGRVIYIGEQHTMFSNHAMQLNIIKAIHKKYPDIAVGMEMFQRSKQPVIDKYLKGEIDEKTFLKESEYYKAWKYNYHLYRPIINYCKENGIPIVALNADRELVRKVSQKGIESLSKEDIKKLPEDMDFVNFRYIEYLKSIFAEHGKSVTKKKKFSSFLQSQIIWDETMAETASQYLKNNPDKKLIVLAGGGHIRFRYGIPSRVERRTGERGLTILMDDQLKKGIADYIVYTAHLTGEKERKIGVYVEETGKGLKVDKVVKDSPAEKAGIKKGDLIVGFNGRKINDLIDLKVELFFAQGENEIVVKRKGKEVKMKIELE, from the coding sequence ATGAAAAAGATTACGCTTTTTTTAATGGTTTTTTTCGTTTTTATAAACATTTCTTATTCTGAGATTAAATACAAACTGGATGTTTCTATAGATGCACAGAAAGGCTCTTTAAAAGCTGCTGCAACAATCAAATCAGACAAGCCTGAAAAAATAAAACTATATACCGAAGGTCTTGATGTTATTGCTGTTTTGTACGGGAAGGAAAAACTTCCTGTAGATAGAGGAGTTTATCAGTTTGATTTACAACCAGAAAAAGAACTGACAGTTATATACTCCCTTAAACTACAGGATTACAACTCAGAAGATATAATAACCGATGAGGCTATAAGTCTATTAGGAAACTGGTACCCTTTTCTTGATAAACCGGCTGTTTACAGACTTAGAGCAGAAGTTCCTGATGGATTTATTATGGTATCAGAAGCAGAGGACTGGAAAGTTGAGAAAAGAGAAGAGAAGTCTGTATACTCGTTTGATTTTCCCTATCCCCTTGAGCATGTACATCTTATCGGAACAAAAAGCTGGATAGTAAAGGAGAAACTCTACAACGGAATAAAAATACAGACATACTTTTTTGAAAGGGATAAAGATCTTGCAGACCGTTATATAGATACAACGATACGCTACATAAAAGATTACGAAAACAGAATAGGTAGATTTCCGTATAAAAGATTTGCTGTTGTTGAGAATTTTTTCCCTACAGGATACTCAATGCCTACATTTACCCTGATAGGAGAGCGAATCATAAGATTTCCATTTGTCCTCAAAAGTTCACTTCCCCATGAGATACTTCACCAGTGGTTTGGCTGTTCTGTGTATGTAGACTACAACACAGGAAACTGGGCAGAGGGTCTTACAACTTATTTATCTGATTACTACTACTCTGAAGATAAAAAAATGTACAGAAAAAACACAGTTCTCAAATATATAGCTTATGGAAAAAATGATTATCCGTTAGAGGATTTCCGGAGTAAAACAGACAAAAAGTCTGAGGCGATAGGTTACGGAAAAACGATGATGGTTTTCTATATGTTAGAAGAGATTATAGGGAAGGAAGAATTTGATAAATTTTTATCTCTTCTGTACAGAGATTTTAAGTTTAGAAAAGCCTCATGGGAAGATATAAGAACAGTTGTAAACCATATAACAGGAAAAGATCACACATGGTTTTTTGAACAGTGGATAAAAAGAAAAGGGATTCCCCGTTTAAAAGTTTCTGTAAAAGATCACTCTCTGAAGGAAGACGGTTTCCACATAAAAATAGAAATACAACAGGAAAAACCCTACAGACTAAAAATACCTGTTTTTGTTGAAACATATCTGGGAGAAGAGAAAAAAACATTCTGGATAAGTAAAAAGAAAAACGAGATAGAGATAGTTGTTGATAATGAACCTTTATCTGTTTATATAGACAGGGATTATCAGGTATTCAGAGATTTAGAGTGGGAAGAGATAAATCCTGTCATTTATTTTACTCTTGCAGGAAAAAATGCTGTTGTTTATTCACAGGATAAAATGGTTTATGTTCCTGTATCTGGGTATTATAAAGAAGGAGTTTTAAAAAATCCCGACCAGTTTTCATACAGTGATATATACGACAAAAATGTTGTAATTTTAGGAGCAGACAATCCTGTTGTAGAAAGGATATTTGGGAAAAAACTTCCTTCTGGTTATGCTTATGTGGAAGTTTTTAAAAATCCTTTTGGAGATAGGAATGTTATCACTGTATTCAATCTAAAATCTGTGATGCAGGCGAAGATGGTTATAGGGAGAATAAAGCATTACGGTAAATACTCAAAGCTGAGATTTGACGGTTTCAGAATCACACAAAAGATAACCAAAAACTATCAGAACGGAATGCATCTACATGTAAGACAGAAGGCGGAAATAGTCTCGGAAGACGGAATCAAATCTTTTGATAATGTTGTTCAGGATGCACTTAAAGGAAGAGTTATATACATAGGCGAGCAGCATACTATGTTTTCTAACCATGCCATGCAGCTAAATATAATAAAAGCTATCCACAAAAAATATCCTGATATTGCTGTTGGTATGGAGATGTTCCAGAGATCAAAACAGCCGGTAATAGATAAATATCTGAAAGGTGAGATAGATGAAAAAACATTTTTAAAAGAGTCAGAGTACTACAAGGCGTGGAAATATAACTACCATCTATACAGACCTATCATCAACTACTGTAAGGAAAATGGTATACCTATCGTTGCCCTAAATGCCGACAGGGAGCTTGTAAGGAAAGTATCCCAGAAAGGAATAGAGAGCCTCTCTAAAGAAGATATAAAAAAACTACCTGAGGATATGGATTTTGTGAATTTCAGATATATAGAGTATCTTAAGAGCATATTTGCTGAACATGGTAAATCTGTTACAAAAAAGAAGAAATTCAGTAGTTTTCTCCAGTCACAGATTATATGGGATGAAACAATGGCAGAAACGGCATCACAGTATCTAAAAAACAATCCGGATAAAAAACTTATTGTACTTGCAGGTGGAGGACATATAAGATTCAGATACGGTATACCCTCCAGAGTAGAAAGAAGAACAGGAGAAAGAGGTCTTACTATTCTTATGGATGACCAGCTAAAAAAAGGAATAGCAGATTACATTGTTTATACAGCGCATCTGACGGGTGAAAAAGAAAGAAAAATCGGAGTGTATGTTGAAGAGACTGGAAAAGGCCTGAAAGTAGACAAGGTGGTCAAGGATTCTCCGGCGGAAAAAGCAGGTATCAAAAAGGGAGATCTGATAGTGGGATTCAATGGAAGAAAGATAAATGATCTTATAGATCTGAAAGTAGAGCTTTTCTTTGCACAGGGTGAAAATGAGATAGTAGTAAAAAGGAAAGGGAAAGAAGTAAAAATGAAAATCGAGCTGGAATAA